The Capsicum annuum cultivar UCD-10X-F1 chromosome 3, UCD10Xv1.1, whole genome shotgun sequence genomic sequence taagttattgagtcacactatgaaaatttgagagagagtggtcgagttgaggttgaggaggatagtctctatttcggagaaccagtttggatttatgcccgggcgctcgacgatggaggcaattcacctgattcggagactggtggagcagtacagggaaagaaagaaggatctgcacatgctGTTTATCAACTTGGAGAAGGTATACGACAAAATCCCAAGAGAAGTTCTTTGGAGATGCCTGGAGGTGAGTGGGTCCCGGTGGCATAGATCAGggcaatcaaggacatgtatgatggagctaagacccagGTAAGGATGGCGGGTGGTGATTCTGAACATTTTCCTGTCCTGACAGGGTTACATCAGGGATCTACACTTAGCtcgtttttgtttgctttggtgatgaatgtgttgacgcggcgtattcaacgCGATGTGccctggtgtatgctttttgcagatgatatggttttgattgatgaaactcggggggtgtgaatgataaattagaactGTGGAGagagacccttgagtctaaagggtgcAGGTTAACTAGGAGCAAGACcgagtatttggaatgtaagtttgatGGCTCGAGGGAGGGGATGACGTGGTAGTAAGTCTGGAGtctcaggtggtgtgtaagagggatagtttcaagtatcttaggtctatgattcaggggaatggtgagattgacgaggatgtctctcaccgtatcggggtgggatggatgaagtggaagctcgccttgGGGGTGTAGtttgataagaaggtgccgcccaagctcaAAGGCAAAttttacagggtggcagtccgcccggccatgttgtatggagcagagtgttgaccagtcaagaactctcacattcagaaattgaaggtggcggaaatgcggatgttgcgttggatatgtgggcttactaggggtgatagagttcggaatgagactattcgagaAAAGGTTGGAGTAGcttcgatggaggacaagatgcgggaggttcgtttgagatggttcggacacgtgatgaggaggggcacggaggcaccggttcgtaggtgtgagaggcttgctttggatgttttcagacggggtaggggtaggccgaagaagtactggagagaggtgattaggtgggacatgaagcagttacggcttactgaggacatgaccctagataggaagatctggaggacgcatATTAGGATGGAAGGCTAGTGCCATTTTGGGTAGATAGGGTAGGACATTACTTGGTGGGTATAgtattcttattatgatttcTTGTTGCTTGTAGTATTACGATTGTTTACTAgtctttgttttctctttcccTGTATGTGGTGTCTCTATGTTTTGTCTTGTTCCAGGTTTTTTGGTATGACTTTAATtactattccttgtcttgagccgggggtctatcgggaACAGCTTTGCTACTTCCCCGggagtagtggtatggactgcgtacatcttaccctccccagacctcattatgtgggaatacactgagtttgttgttgttgttgttgttgaatgtgTTATTACTTggtgttggtgtaatataccacattTACGATAAATGATTACAGTTGAAATAAAGTtaacaaaaatgaagaaattaaaataatcatCTTTTTGgttgaggcgcggatatctcgatttgtttaaggagattcaagcccaaaTGCCGCATAATCTACACCAATCCAGCAATATATCTCTTGATTtatcccctccaggatacaacaacccatcaatgatgtacaactcaaacaactcttgattagttgaagagtccaaagctccaccataaaAACACCtttcttcaacatatatttactttctttgtatagtgaatatagttaaagacttggaatattttccttgtttcaactctttctttcactaatataataactctcttttgtatagtgaatatagttgtagacttagaatattttctttgtctcaactctctctttcactattacacactataattttttttcacacttatcatattttCTTGTACATTCTACATCAACACAAAGCAAGAACCACcactatttatagttgtagaattGTTCCATGCAATGAATATGATGAATGAAGGGTAGTAATGTAGGTAGATGAATAATGTTGATGTTACATAAGTTACATGAAAGTAATGACCATGAAGTTACAAGTACTATGACTtgagagttacaagaactaatgatcATGTGAGTTCCAAGAACTTATGATCATCTTTATCACAATTCATACCCAGTAAcacaaaaatataatgtggtgAGTTACAAGAATAATGACACCATTTTCTTCACTTTATGGCTACTAATTGTCATGCACTTTAATATTCTTATTTTAATAATAGGTTGACTTGTAGTATCTTTCATGaagttttcaaatatgtaaatttattttaaatatttgaagaTTCTATACCTGAATTTATAGTCAAAATGAAATCTTTTGGCTCGTATTTCAAACCAAGTTGTTTAACGGTGCTTGAGAACTATGAGGTCTCAGGTTTACATAGCACCAAATGATTTCTTCCATTTGTCCTAATCTTGGCGTACAGTTATTTGGTATCTATGCTAGTGGAGTTAGTATGTatccgtggaattagtcgagatGGCTTGGACACCCAAGGTTGTTAATAAAAAGAAGCATAAACTATTGGTGTGTTTCCGATTTCCGTTGATACAAATGGTCAAATTTTTTGCTACTCCCCATTAGGTTTGCACTGCCTGTTAGACGAGCTTATCGCTGTAGCAGTGCTCCAGCTAGAGACAGCAATACTTATAGTTTTACTGCTACGAATAGAACGTATACAGTTTAGTTAACTTTGCATGATCCTACCTTAGTTAGTTGTTTTGCCATAGCTGCAGCTTTGAATTTGATTACATTATGTGCCTGGTTTTTAAGTTCGACATGATGCATTCGTATTGCTAATGCAGATAAGAAGTCAATGCATCATTATCATTCTTTTTGTAGATCAATTAAAGTGAAAATCATTATATTTAAACTTTAACATTCTGTTCCATTTGGCGAATTAACGAGGAAAGGGAGCTTTTTGCTGGGACATTAGCAAAAACAGGCAGTCATCACATGGAACTAAAATATTTATGAGTTTCTTCACTCATCTTCCCctgttttttatttcattttgggatcAGAAATAGAAAGGAGTTCTTCATAGGGTAGACTTACTGAACTCGTATGATCATGTTAGAATCTGTCACGGAGATGTTATTGCAGGTTGTATTGTTGTACCGTCCACCCTCGGACTCTTTTGCCTTCActtgaaatattttttgtatttgttgagcatgagttTTTGCCTTTACCCAGAGTGTAACCTATAGATCTCATGATGATGGGTGTTGCTAGGGTAACGATGTGGGAAAGCAATACCGCTCAGGCATATACTACTATAATGATGCTCAGGCTCAACAGGCAAGGGAATCATTGGAAGCTAAGCAGAAGGAATTTGCGGATAAGAAGATTGTCACAGAAATTCTTCCTGCAAAGAGATTTTATAGAGCAGAAGAATATCATCAGCAATATTTAGAGAAGGGTGGGGGCAGAGGTGCTGCGCAGTCGGCTGCAAAGGGCTGCAATGATCCAATAAGGTGCTACGGTTGACCTAAGTCTTTGTATGTCAAAGCAACTAAAAGAACTTGTTGGGCATTCGTCTTgcttatgttttaaataaatatgttaatggttcttgatattttctataattaCTTGTTCTCTTGAATGGAATGACTAATAGTCGTAATGTATTTTCTCTTGGTCGTTATCTCTCCTTATCCAGTACCTGCAGTTTGTTGCTTTAGTTATAGAAAAAATGGAAGTGAAGTGTATCTTaataagttgaagtctttaaataAGGTGGTTTGGGCTTGAAAGCAATATCAAGCATAGTAATACCAGTGAATTTTTATCCGTTTGATCCTCTTGTAGGATTAAACAAGTATATGCCCAATCGTATGCGCACCAAACATCTTATTTAGATTAGAAGAACATGTTTTACAGGAAAGGTAATGCTCATCAAATCAAATTCCAATGCAGTCTAAAGAACAATACAAATTGACACCATTGAAATTAGGTGTATTTATATAAATTGATGTGTATCTGAATAGATGCCTAATAGTGGCAAATTTAGACACTAGATGAGTCTGAGTGATGTAATTTAGAGTTCATCCTTGGGTGTGGTTGCAGGAGGTCCTGTGGGGTTGTTCGATGAGTTCTTGATGGGGTAAGATGGTTCCATTGCTATACCACACAACCCCTCTTCTGCATCAACCTTGCGCTGCATCCTAATGTATCCTCTTTCTCCCCATTCAGCTCCCCATGAGTTCTTCACAATCCAGTATTTGGTTCCATCAAGGGTTGTGCCATACCCCACAATTGCCACACCATGGTCCAACTCAGTACCACATTCTCCGGTGAATACTCCCTGCCATATGTACAgttccataaatatttatagcTAGTAAACACATTAGAACTTGAGAGACAACGGTGTATCTTTTTACCTCAGAGTAGAACTGGAAGTCAGAACCTGAAGCGTCTATAGCTACAGATACAGGCTGGTTGGCTACTGCTTTAAGCAGTGCATCCTCATCATTTGGAGGAACATCCTCGTGTCCGTCAATTGATACCACCGGAGCATTCCTCTGTCAATTTGATAAAATTCTTGTCCGTGTATTAGAAACAAGACTGGTCAGATTAGCCATCCTACTGATGCAACAGTCTTACCTTTTGAATGTCACACTGGTCGTCTTTAGCCATATAAGGATACTGCCTCTCTGTTGTGATACCTCCCTTCTCCTTGATGAAATCAAACGCCAGGTCCATCAACCCTCCATCGCATCCTTGGTTTTGTGCAGTGTCACAGTCAACAAGTTCTTGCTCTGATAAAGATACTAAATTCCTCGTTTTGATTTGGTTTATCCCCTCTACGGCCACCACAGTTGAAAATGCCCAGCAACTTCCTATATCACGCAAAAAGATCTTCCTTCAGCTAGCTATCATATTGCAGAAAATCATATTATATTGTTTACCCTTTAACACCCTCCGATTCAATTTGTTTGGCCTACTTTACTTTTTAgcccatttaaaaaagaatgacccgtTCCCTTTTTAgcaactctttaatttcaacttcCCACGTGACACGTTTAAgaacacaagattaaaggacattatGGTACATTCGatgtatctttagtttaagaccacaTGATTCAAAAGTCTtgtttactttcttaaactccttaCAATGACATGTTACACCAAGGACATGGCCTAGCTGTCAATGAAGTGGATAAAGCTAGTATCGAAAGAAGTTTCTTCTTTTCTGGCTAAGACTTGGTGGGCATGCAAAGTTACCTTTTCCTGTACTGGTTGGAGATAGTAGATACTAAGTGGAATAGTTGAGATGCATGTAAACTAACTCTAACAACACCgttattagaaaaaaaatcaatggcATGTTATTACTTTCTTACCACACTGGCCTTGGTCTTTGACAGGAGTGACAGCACCTCTCTTCCTCCAGTCAACAGAGGGAGGGACATTATCCTCGTTTGCGTACATGTAAGTTCCATTTGCTCTTGAAGCTCCAAGAAGAGTACGATGATGCTTAATCTTGGAACCAGCATAATGTTGTCTGAATTCATGGTTAGTCATGTCTGCAAACTTGTTAAGTTTCAGCttataagtcttatccttgttgttGAAGTTGTGAACATAGTTTACATTAGCCTTAAACACATTGAACCTCTTGTGTTTCTCGTCAAGGCTCCTCGACACAGTGTGATGACTCCGCCATCTCTCATACATCTCCCATAATTTTTCCTCAGTCTCCAACTCCTTCTCGTGGTAATCGAAACTCTCTCCCAGCCTAAATACCAAAGCTAAGGAGAAAAGAACTAGGACTAACTTCTTCATATTCAAAGACTTAGAATTCAGTTGCGAATTaatgatattttagatattagAATTCAGTTGTGAATGATATTTTTAGGGACTATGAAGAGGCCTTTTTATAGATGAAAGTGTTAATGAATGAAACAAGTGATTGATTGCTTATGGGAAGAAACAACACTCAATTAATAATTGAAGGAGAAGTGACAATAGGGTAACAGAATTATGGATATGAGGTAATGGGTATGCACACTTTGCCTACACAAGCAAAAGCAATGTAATTTATAAGATCTTTTGGTTATACAgatttataaaacttttttttaacagataaagaaggaataaaagtGACTTTTTAATTAGGCAGTGAGGCGTTAGGAATGGCTTAtgcaataaaaaaagaagaaaaagaggttGCAAATTGAACACGTTAAATTTGTTGATATTAAAAGAGAATGACGAACGTTAGTTATATTGTTCGAGACTGTTGGATATTATGGCATGAGTTGTATTCAGAAAGATTGGATAATAAATTTTTgtgtacatattttttattttttatgttgcgGTTTGAGCAAATTTAGATATGCGCATTGCAAAACTCATTTTTGAGGATAATGTTAGCAACAATTTTTTCCCCCTTGCTACTCATTTAATGAAAATTGTAACCCTTAACTATGATTTAATTAgacaaatatatttttagagaATGTTTGCCTCGGGGCATAAGTTCAATGCATCTACTTCGCAAGCAAATTTTTACCCAtaatatttaaagtaaaaaaaaattgacacaaATCCATACTATTGAACTAATCTCCCAACACAAGTTATCTTTGAGGCATAAGTTTTGTGTATGAACTTAAGGCATAATTTTCTAAAATTGAACGTATATCTCAAGACACAAGTTATATCTTACAAAGACATAAGTTCCATTTTAGAAGTTCATACTACAGGACTTGTGCCCCAAGATACAAGTAATGCCTaaggcaaagaaaaaaaaaaaaatcaaaaaacaaggCATAGGTTATGTCCTACGAGACATAAGTTcactataaatttattttaaggtATATTAATAATTTAAGACTAAACTTATGTCTTGTAGGTAAAACCTCTGtctagtgatttttttttttttttaaaaaatattaggaatatttttattcatatttttattacttaaaatGTTGATGAACAAATATTAAAGACCACCAATTTGATAGGCAAATATTAAAGACCACTTTAAAATTGGAGAATTCTTGCAATGACCGCGTTCCTATCAAAAATGTTTTCATTTCCAGAAAAAACTCTAATGAAGAATGGAGAAATCTCGTCAATCTCATCTCTCCCTCCGCAACTCATGCTGGTGTATAACCGCTTTGTGTGATAactgaatttgaatttttttttttttccagaaaaagagaaaaagatctCTCGTTGAAGGAAATATAAAAAAGCTGGCAGATAGAAATTTCTTGCGGCAAGTAATGGCTTTAATTAGTATATGTGCAGCTGAGGTTTATATATTCCATTTAACTAAAACGCTACGTTTCAAATGTTTAAAATGTTAATGTGGCTCTGTAtgtaataagaaaagaaaatataaggaTAATTTGATAAAGAATATATTACTTTGTATTAAGATTTAAGATTTAATACAAAGTAATATAGTCTTTATCAAATTAtccttatattttcttttcttattacaTACAGAGCCACATTAACATTTTAAACGTAGCGTTTTAGTTAAATGGAATCAAATTACGTTTAAAGGTTTAATACAAATTACTATTAATAGATTTAATACAAAGTAgtatattactatttttaatattttactttgtATTAAAAATTACTTTGTATTAAATCTATCAAGACACCAAAATTACTTTGTATTACTTTGTATCAAATTACgttttgtatttcttttcttattacaTACAGAGCCACATTAACATAAAGAATCAAATTACTTTGTATTAAATCTATCAAGACCCGAAAAATAGGTCACACGGAGTgtgattttattatggataaaggtttttttttttcctttctaaaaactgttgttgttgtcgtcgtcATCGTCATCGTCGTCCAACTCTGTTAGTTTTGTCTAGTTAACTTTGAgctaaaaaggaaagagaaacaaAGCTGTGCGTATCTCTTTGGTAagaaaagtcttttttttttttttagttttccgAGGCCCACAGCCGGCAGCTATGAGATTAATTTTCTGTTTCTACTGTCAGCCAtaagactaatcctccgttcttACTGTCAGCACACTAAGCGGTAggaaactggccacagagttttttATTCAGTAGAGGTGGAGATCGAACCCTCAACCTCTTGCTTAAAGggtgaggtgctgaaccaccacaTCAACTTTGTGGTTAAGAAAAACCTCTTATTACCAAGAAAAAGATCCAGTGTAGGGGTTTTGACGAGAacttaaaaaatcaaatcaaattgaaattcattaaattaaaagaaaagatcgATGATTTTTCCATTGAACTTGGTTTTGATTTTCTAATCTAGAAATCGACAAGTACTTCATCCATTTGattttatttgtcattatttctacttgaattttcatttttacttatcatttttaaCATATCAATAAAAGACAAttgttttttcctcttttacccttagcattaattatttattctcc encodes the following:
- the LOC107862629 gene encoding vignain — protein: MKKLVLVLFSLALVFRLGESFDYHEKELETEEKLWEMYERWRSHHTVSRSLDEKHKRFNVFKANVNYVHNFNNKDKTYKLKLNKFADMTNHEFRQHYAGSKIKHHRTLLGASRANGTYMYANEDNVPPSVDWRKRGAVTPVKDQGQCGSCWAFSTVVAVEGINQIKTRNLVSLSEQELVDCDTAQNQGCDGGLMDLAFDFIKEKGGITTERQYPYMAKDDQCDIQKRNAPVVSIDGHEDVPPNDEDALLKAVANQPVSVAIDASGSDFQFYSEGVFTGECGTELDHGVAIVGYGTTLDGTKYWIVKNSWGAEWGERGYIRMQRKVDAEEGLCGIAMEPSYPIKNSSNNPTGPPATTPKDEL